In one window of Chryseobacterium sp. JV274 DNA:
- a CDS encoding DUF5977 domain-containing protein, whose amino-acid sequence MRKLVLISIFFVSLFNAQEQTSQYVPKPIDIKSPQTYEMERFGNIPVNLYSGSVDVGVPLYSTEIPGTGESFALNLAYNSSGFIPAKQSNYVGHDWFLSYGGAITRTINNVPDDVKHSPFTEGDHTGGGYLSGARTVESLGLTNQNIFDDQYPRCMLQTSPPYTYFPYLSPEQKIGKFYELEPDKFNFNFMGISGYFYIGIDLKPVAVSNDTNLKIDISGITIQNDPNNFCKPDPSQIIITDGKGNKYYFGGDTDNLEVSYDLGILNQTPVYIPYNMKIMSWYLSKIEYVNGLNVVIENKKYGSNWTRFCHGNYFPPKDYSENSLNGLNQSFFDLNFYVSGGRDIRPGKTQTNYYMGPEGNFKGGASMNLVKKVFPAKITIDNVATITFDYTEFPAYTSYINNYGAPYAYGYKSFKLNKVSVFNNQNKEIKAINFSYNRIKDYFFLSSLVDGDKKYSFDYYKTSNLPDHATFGIDFWGYWNGKSENNQLTPDYVFNNSLLSSDIVGDQRNPNPELCDVGLLRKVEYPTGGYSSFYYEPHTYSKTIWRDINSHYLQYMRNQTGIVGGARIKKIIDFDGKEQNIRDFTYDRDADNGSLSAKSSGINNSFFTYVYLDHPQIYMFLNPVLDITRPHESINSINPNTYTNNPVNYSQVNEWVNNKLYKKNYFSDLESIPDGMPDKDIKKAYVTPDVEDSYKNLTLEYVDYGYYRGKLLKTNYMGEQGIPVKKVENQYSIIKLQNKDQFVTWGAFEHLVYNRYYKINLNQQRLTSTTTTDFLNGNIISTKTDYNYDTNITNNLKSEESIFADQTKSKTAYKYANDISGSADLIQKNMLGIPLETTIYKNNIPLAKTKLSYSTNWNGHTKLLPKQTQSILLNTIDSSSETSESEIIYDQYDTKGNLLQYHTKSGTITSIIWGYDQTLPLAKIEGLDYNSLLAISGMSNIITDLQTKSVADVDDLTEQTFNNALNDFRKNQYLTNYQITTYTHNPLIGVSSITPANGIREIYKYNANTNRLDKIISADNQVLKEYKYKFKQPVSGLFYNDEVSNYFIKKNCTSGLVGERYLYIVPEKKYSSTISKDDANLQALADLKNNGQSQANLYGNCVAATCTFSSSDAVPYWSVGVSKISSVTVQLTFDGIFIDDDIVIKNLLLQGVKVGKITGSCVPAVKRYGEITSRNRVWSISVEPNGDVMLKFLYETAAYTPSSLVNFTFTYDLYYYNAEQKQNFTKNNCTVGTFANPYTYVVPAKTYTSEIAPWDADQKALDDINANGQNVANTNSVCLYFNTEKSQTFTKNCPPGGIASYTYIVPAKKYSSDISQADADQKALDEINTNGQNQANAVPCFYNVEKSKVFTKNCSADAVSNTYFYVVPAKKYSSDISQEDADQKAMDDINTNGQNEANNSPCTYIGCDIMSQNGITLGASSFVTQPSSGHFKANLSIIAPNNTSWYNSTMASIPASCRPNSTKVINNVMEYGTHTLWKVTINTNGSIVLTPSVTDPGPNHGGMAIAGKGASFVFEYDKN is encoded by the coding sequence ATGAGAAAATTAGTACTAATAAGTATATTCTTTGTGTCATTATTTAATGCTCAAGAACAGACATCACAATATGTTCCAAAGCCTATTGATATAAAATCACCACAAACCTACGAAATGGAGAGGTTTGGAAACATACCCGTGAATCTCTATTCAGGCAGTGTTGATGTTGGTGTTCCACTATACAGCACAGAAATACCAGGAACTGGAGAAAGTTTTGCCCTTAATTTAGCATATAATTCCTCAGGGTTTATTCCTGCTAAGCAATCAAACTATGTTGGGCATGACTGGTTTCTAAGTTATGGGGGAGCAATTACCAGAACCATTAACAATGTTCCTGATGATGTTAAACACAGTCCATTTACAGAAGGGGATCACACAGGCGGTGGATATCTTTCAGGTGCAAGAACAGTCGAGTCTCTAGGACTAACAAATCAGAATATTTTCGATGACCAATATCCTCGTTGCATGTTGCAAACAAGTCCACCATATACTTATTTCCCGTATTTAAGTCCAGAACAGAAAATAGGAAAATTCTATGAGCTAGAACCCGATAAATTTAATTTTAATTTCATGGGAATTTCTGGTTATTTTTATATTGGTATTGATCTAAAGCCTGTAGCAGTATCCAATGATACTAATCTAAAAATAGACATATCTGGAATTACTATTCAAAATGACCCCAATAATTTTTGTAAGCCTGATCCCTCTCAAATTATTATTACTGATGGAAAAGGAAATAAATATTATTTTGGAGGTGATACTGATAATCTAGAAGTTTCCTATGATTTAGGAATTCTAAATCAAACTCCAGTATACATACCCTATAATATGAAAATAATGTCGTGGTATTTATCCAAAATTGAATATGTCAATGGTCTTAATGTTGTTATTGAAAACAAGAAATATGGTTCTAATTGGACTAGGTTTTGTCACGGCAATTATTTTCCTCCTAAAGATTATAGTGAAAATTCTCTTAACGGATTAAACCAGAGTTTTTTTGACCTGAACTTTTATGTATCTGGTGGACGTGATATAAGACCTGGTAAGACCCAGACCAACTATTATATGGGACCCGAAGGTAATTTTAAAGGTGGGGCCAGTATGAATTTGGTTAAGAAGGTATTCCCTGCGAAAATAACCATTGATAATGTGGCAACTATTACATTTGATTATACGGAGTTTCCCGCTTATACTTCCTATATTAATAATTATGGTGCTCCATATGCTTATGGATATAAATCTTTCAAATTAAATAAAGTATCTGTATTTAATAATCAAAATAAAGAAATAAAAGCTATTAACTTTAGCTATAATAGGATAAAAGATTATTTTTTCCTTTCATCTCTAGTGGATGGTGATAAAAAATATTCATTTGACTATTATAAAACTTCCAATCTGCCCGACCATGCTACTTTTGGTATTGATTTTTGGGGATATTGGAATGGTAAATCAGAAAATAACCAACTTACTCCTGACTATGTATTTAATAATTCTTTATTGAGCTCTGATATTGTTGGGGATCAAAGGAATCCAAATCCTGAATTATGTGACGTAGGGTTGTTGAGAAAAGTTGAATATCCTACAGGGGGATATTCTTCTTTCTATTATGAACCTCATACCTATTCAAAAACAATCTGGAGGGATATAAATTCTCATTACTTACAGTATATGAGAAACCAAACAGGTATTGTTGGAGGCGCAAGGATAAAAAAAATAATCGATTTTGATGGAAAAGAACAAAATATCCGCGATTTTACTTATGACAGGGATGCTGATAACGGTTCGCTTTCAGCTAAAAGCAGTGGTATTAATAACTCTTTCTTTACCTATGTTTATTTGGATCACCCTCAGATATATATGTTTCTTAATCCTGTTCTTGATATTACAAGGCCACATGAATCCATAAATAGCATAAATCCTAATACATATACTAATAATCCTGTTAATTATTCACAGGTAAATGAATGGGTCAATAATAAACTCTATAAAAAAAATTATTTTTCAGATTTAGAGAGTATTCCTGATGGAATGCCAGATAAAGATATTAAAAAAGCTTATGTTACTCCAGATGTTGAGGATAGTTATAAAAATTTAACACTTGAGTATGTAGATTATGGTTATTACAGAGGAAAACTGCTAAAGACGAACTATATGGGGGAGCAAGGAATCCCAGTTAAAAAAGTTGAAAATCAATACAGTATTATCAAATTGCAAAATAAGGATCAATTTGTAACCTGGGGAGCTTTTGAGCATCTTGTATACAATCGATATTATAAGATCAATCTTAATCAACAACGTCTGACTTCTACAACGACCACAGATTTTCTAAATGGAAATATAATAAGTACAAAAACTGATTATAACTATGATACTAACATAACCAATAACTTAAAATCAGAAGAATCTATTTTTGCAGATCAGACAAAATCAAAAACGGCTTATAAATATGCTAATGATATTTCGGGCTCTGCAGATCTTATTCAGAAAAACATGTTAGGTATTCCTTTGGAAACAACAATTTATAAAAACAATATTCCACTCGCTAAAACAAAACTAAGTTATAGTACAAACTGGAATGGACATACTAAACTTTTACCTAAACAGACGCAATCTATACTACTAAATACCATTGATAGTTCTTCTGAAACATCAGAAAGTGAGATTATATATGACCAATATGATACAAAAGGAAATCTTTTGCAATATCATACAAAATCAGGAACCATTACAAGTATTATATGGGGATATGATCAAACCCTGCCTCTAGCGAAAATAGAAGGTCTTGACTATAATTCGTTATTAGCAATATCTGGGATGTCTAATATCATAACCGATTTGCAAACTAAATCTGTTGCAGATGTGGATGATTTAACGGAACAAACTTTCAATAATGCTTTGAATGATTTTAGAAAAAATCAATATTTGACCAACTATCAAATAACCACTTACACTCATAATCCGTTAATAGGAGTTAGTAGTATTACTCCTGCTAATGGAATCAGAGAAATATATAAGTACAATGCTAATACTAATAGACTTGATAAAATTATTTCAGCAGATAATCAGGTACTAAAAGAATATAAATATAAATTTAAACAACCTGTCAGTGGGCTGTTCTATAATGATGAAGTATCAAACTACTTTATTAAAAAAAATTGTACTAGTGGCTTAGTTGGTGAACGCTATTTATATATCGTTCCAGAGAAAAAATACAGTTCTACGATCAGTAAAGATGATGCCAATCTACAAGCTTTAGCTGATTTAAAGAATAATGGACAATCGCAAGCAAATTTATATGGTAATTGCGTAGCCGCTACTTGTACTTTTAGCTCTTCAGATGCCGTCCCTTATTGGTCTGTAGGTGTGTCTAAAATTTCTTCTGTTACCGTTCAGTTGACTTTTGATGGCATATTTATAGACGATGATATTGTGATAAAAAATCTTTTATTACAAGGTGTAAAAGTTGGAAAAATTACTGGAAGCTGCGTACCTGCTGTAAAACGATATGGAGAAATCACAAGTAGAAACAGAGTGTGGTCTATTTCTGTTGAACCTAATGGGGATGTCATGTTGAAGTTTTTATACGAAACAGCTGCATATACCCCTTCTTCACTTGTTAATTTTACATTTACATACGATTTATATTATTATAATGCAGAACAGAAACAAAACTTCACCAAGAATAACTGTACAGTTGGAACTTTTGCTAATCCTTACACTTATGTAGTTCCTGCTAAAACATATACGTCTGAAATAGCTCCATGGGATGCAGATCAGAAGGCTCTGGATGATATCAACGCTAATGGGCAGAATGTAGCCAACACAAATTCTGTCTGTTTATATTTTAATACAGAAAAAAGCCAAACTTTCACTAAGAACTGTCCACCAGGAGGTATTGCAAGCTATACTTATATTGTACCTGCAAAAAAATATTCTTCTGATATAAGCCAGGCAGACGCAGATCAAAAAGCGTTAGATGAAATCAATACTAATGGACAAAATCAGGCTAATGCTGTGCCATGCTTTTATAATGTAGAAAAAAGTAAAGTATTCACAAAAAATTGTTCTGCAGATGCAGTATCAAATACCTATTTCTATGTAGTGCCTGCAAAAAAATACTCTTCTGATATTAGCCAGGAAGATGCTGATCAAAAAGCAATGGATGATATCAATACTAATGGTCAAAATGAAGCCAACAACAGTCCATGTACTTATATTGGATGTGATATAATGTCACAGAACGGGATTACGCTTGGAGCTAGTTCTTTTGTAACCCAACCAAGTTCGGGGCATTTTAAAGCAAATTTGAGTATAATTGCTCCAAACAATACCTCCTGGTATAATAGTACAATGGCAAGTATTCCAGCTTCTTGTAGGCCCAATTCCACAAAAGTCATCAATAATGTTATGGAATATGGTACACATACTTTATGGAAAGTCACAATAAATACAAACGGAAGTATTGTTTTAACTCCAAGTGTAACTGATCCTGGTCCTAATCATGGCGGAATGGCAATTGCTGGTAAAGGAGCTTCTTTTGTTTTTGAATATGATAAAAACTAA
- a CDS encoding TolC family protein translates to MNMMENLKTKNIITAIALSLVLASCKAPMATVIKDEVKDNIPQNFNQEEQQDANNNSGTTPWRQFFTDPNLVTLIETALKNNQELLITLQEIEIAKSGVLAKKGRLTPTVSAGIGAGLKKAGRYTSEGAGDATTEIEPGKEMPDPLGNFEAGLNASWEIDIWKKLRTEKESAVAHYLSTVEGKNFVLSNLIEEVADNYYELLALDNQLDIIQQYIKLQQRALEISKIQKEAAAATELAVKKFEAELAKSKAAEYTIRQQITEKENGINALLGRYPQPIVRTKENFMSTIPPTVYTGIPSQLLANRPDIKQAELELKASKLDVEAARKEFYPSLEISATLGLEAFKPSYLVKLPESIAYNLAGELAGPLINKSAIKANFQTADAKQVQALYEYDKTILNAYLDVANLMSKVKNIDQYYQLKSQETKALDQSIDIANQLFRNSRADYLEVLLNQRDALDAKMELIEAKQKQLSTVVDIYKSLGGGWK, encoded by the coding sequence ATGAACATGATGGAAAATTTGAAGACTAAAAATATAATCACAGCCATTGCCTTATCACTTGTTCTTGCAAGTTGTAAGGCGCCAATGGCGACTGTCATAAAAGACGAGGTAAAAGACAATATTCCTCAGAATTTTAATCAGGAAGAACAGCAGGATGCAAATAACAATAGCGGAACAACTCCATGGAGACAGTTCTTTACAGATCCAAACCTGGTAACCCTGATTGAAACAGCTTTAAAAAATAATCAGGAACTATTAATCACTCTTCAGGAGATTGAAATTGCTAAAAGTGGTGTTTTAGCTAAAAAAGGTAGGCTTACCCCAACTGTTTCAGCAGGAATAGGAGCAGGATTGAAAAAAGCTGGCCGATATACCAGTGAAGGAGCTGGTGATGCTACTACAGAAATTGAACCTGGAAAGGAAATGCCGGATCCGCTGGGAAATTTTGAAGCGGGATTAAATGCAAGCTGGGAGATTGATATCTGGAAAAAACTCAGAACCGAAAAAGAATCTGCAGTGGCCCATTATCTTTCTACTGTGGAGGGTAAAAACTTTGTTTTGTCTAATCTTATTGAAGAAGTTGCTGATAATTACTATGAATTGCTGGCTCTTGATAATCAGTTAGATATTATACAGCAGTACATCAAGCTTCAGCAAAGAGCATTGGAAATTTCCAAAATTCAGAAGGAAGCTGCTGCAGCAACGGAACTGGCGGTGAAGAAATTTGAAGCAGAATTGGCGAAATCCAAAGCTGCAGAATATACAATCCGTCAGCAGATCACGGAGAAGGAAAACGGAATTAATGCTTTGTTAGGAAGATATCCACAACCGATTGTTAGAACAAAGGAGAATTTTATGTCTACGATTCCTCCAACGGTTTATACGGGAATTCCGTCACAATTGCTGGCAAACCGTCCTGATATCAAGCAGGCAGAATTGGAATTAAAGGCTTCAAAGCTGGATGTAGAAGCAGCAAGAAAAGAGTTTTATCCCTCTCTGGAAATTTCTGCGACATTAGGACTCGAGGCTTTCAAACCATCCTATCTTGTTAAATTACCTGAATCCATTGCTTACAATCTGGCAGGTGAATTAGCAGGACCATTGATTAATAAAAGTGCGATAAAAGCTAATTTTCAGACAGCAGATGCAAAACAGGTTCAGGCATTGTACGAATATGACAAAACCATTTTGAACGCTTATCTGGATGTTGCCAATCTGATGTCGAAAGTTAAAAATATAGATCAGTATTATCAATTGAAATCTCAGGAGACCAAAGCCCTGGATCAGTCTATTGATATTGCCAATCAGCTATTCCGTAATTCCAGAGCAGATTATCTTGAAGTTCTTTTGAACCAAAGAGATGCGCTGGATGCTAAAATGGAACTTATTGAGGCAAAACAGAAACAGCTCAGCACAGTCGTTGACATCTATAAAAGTTTAGGTGGAGGCTGGAAATAA
- a CDS encoding T9SS type A sorting domain-containing protein, with amino-acid sequence MKKFYIGAFTLCTVLGISAQEVVWQKDIKSSTQDFLSQVTTTIDQQYLITGSSIQSDKQQASGSKQNNGYDFHLVKLNQQGNDVWEKYFSGSNHDYLSATVTTQDGGFLLAGTSYSGKGLDKKDNSKGGSDIWLIRINEFGDELWQKTLGSSSDEEARSVIQTTDLGFFVAGNVQNAAKGYGSKDVWITRLDKDGKELSQLILGGKGLDEVEKMIPTKDGGALLGIYSRSSEVRVSGSEKGSGMRDAGSVSNIQNSNSVSRNSKQTENFGEGDYWIVKLDKNGKVEWEKNFGGKGDDHIRTLALTSTGFIIGGESRSERSGNKMVGIEEGTDLWLISLNERGDEQWQKSFNFKNRDILMSMSVLHAADDKSSKGILLGGYTQAEGRIQTDDETFWMLYLDHNGNEQWRKHVKGESRKKEERLSDLKLNRDGSIVLAGTSAEELGKENWKIVKLGDKQVDQLIEKYDIKIYPNPVSDYAYVEIGFDFKDADILLYDMSGRQLQSIKTKNRVTKINTQALIQGAYLVTIKTNENRTANAKLIKL; translated from the coding sequence ATGAAAAAATTCTATATCGGTGCATTCACCTTATGCACGGTCTTGGGTATCTCTGCTCAGGAAGTAGTGTGGCAGAAAGATATCAAATCCTCTACCCAGGATTTTCTTAGCCAGGTTACTACAACTATCGATCAGCAGTATCTTATTACGGGAAGCTCTATCCAAAGCGATAAGCAGCAAGCTTCAGGCAGTAAGCAAAATAATGGTTACGATTTTCACCTTGTAAAGTTGAACCAGCAAGGAAATGATGTCTGGGAGAAATACTTCTCAGGCTCCAACCATGATTATTTATCAGCAACTGTTACCACACAGGATGGTGGATTTCTATTAGCCGGAACGTCTTATTCAGGAAAAGGATTGGATAAAAAAGACAATTCCAAAGGAGGATCAGATATCTGGCTGATCAGAATCAATGAATTTGGCGATGAATTGTGGCAAAAAACCTTAGGAAGCTCTTCCGATGAAGAAGCAAGATCTGTGATTCAAACTACAGATTTAGGATTTTTTGTTGCAGGCAATGTACAGAACGCTGCAAAAGGTTACGGTTCCAAAGACGTTTGGATCACAAGACTTGATAAAGATGGAAAAGAACTTTCCCAATTAATCTTAGGTGGGAAAGGCTTAGACGAAGTGGAAAAGATGATTCCAACGAAGGATGGAGGAGCTTTATTGGGAATTTATTCCAGGAGTTCTGAGGTTCGTGTTTCGGGATCTGAAAAGGGTTCCGGAATGCGAGATGCGGGTTCTGTGTCAAACATTCAAAACTCGAATTCCGTATCCCGAAACTCGAAACAAACTGAAAACTTTGGCGAGGGCGACTACTGGATCGTTAAGCTGGACAAAAATGGAAAAGTAGAATGGGAAAAGAATTTTGGAGGGAAAGGAGATGATCATATCAGAACATTGGCATTAACATCAACTGGCTTCATCATTGGTGGAGAATCCAGATCAGAAAGGTCAGGAAACAAAATGGTAGGAATAGAAGAAGGGACAGACCTTTGGCTGATTTCTTTAAATGAAAGAGGTGATGAACAGTGGCAGAAATCCTTTAATTTCAAAAACCGTGATATTTTGATGAGTATGAGTGTTCTTCATGCAGCAGATGACAAGTCTTCCAAAGGAATTTTACTAGGGGGCTATACTCAGGCTGAAGGAAGAATTCAGACTGATGATGAAACTTTCTGGATGCTCTATCTTGATCATAATGGCAATGAACAGTGGAGAAAACATGTAAAAGGAGAATCCAGAAAGAAGGAAGAAAGACTGTCTGATCTGAAGCTCAACAGAGACGGTTCAATTGTTCTGGCTGGAACAAGTGCAGAAGAATTGGGTAAAGAAAACTGGAAGATCGTGAAACTGGGAGACAAGCAGGTTGATCAGTTAATTGAAAAATACGACATCAAAATCTATCCAAACCCTGTTTCAGATTATGCTTACGTAGAAATCGGCTTTGATTTTAAAGATGCTGATATTCTCTTGTATGATATGTCTGGAAGACAGCTTCAGAGTATTAAAACCAAGAACAGAGTGACTAAGATTAACACCCAGGCTTTGATTCAGGGGGCTTATCTGGTGACTATAAAAACAAATGAAAATAGAACTGCTAACGCGAAGTTAATCAAATTATGA